The Methanomassiliicoccus luminyensis B10 sequence TAGCAAGACCCCCCGCACCAAGGGGATGACCCCCATTACTCACGAGTTCAGGAACTTCGACGTGGGACAGAAGGTCAGCGTCGTTATCGACCCTTCGGTGCACTATGGAACGCCCCACATGCGTTTCCAGGGGAAGACGGGCGTCGTTACTGGCCAGCAGGGCCGCGCCTTCGTGGTGGAGCTGAAGGACGGGAACAAGCTGAAGACCGTTGTCGCCCGCCCCGAGCACCTTATAAAGGCACAGTGAGGCAAGCGCCATGCCCGAGGAGCGCTACGTGAGCCTGTCCGAGGTAAAGCATATCCTGGACGAGGCCGGTGAGAGCAGGGAGCTCAGCCCCGACCAGAGGCTGGCCCAGGACCATGCCCAGAAGGTCGCCAGACTGAGCCTGGAGGATGCGCGGAAGCTCCAGGCCGAGCTGCAGAAGCTAGGGTTCATCTCCGAGGCCCTCTCGGTGAAGATCGTGGACCTCAT is a genomic window containing:
- a CDS encoding 50S ribosomal protein L21e translates to MVKASRGLRRKTRQIFSKTPRTKGMTPITHEFRNFDVGQKVSVVIDPSVHYGTPHMRFQGKTGVVTGQQGRAFVVELKDGNKLKTVVARPEHLIKAQ
- a CDS encoding RNA polymerase Rpb4 family protein, with the protein product MPEERYVSLSEVKHILDEAGESRELSPDQRLAQDHAQKVARLSLEDARKLQAELQKLGFISEALSVKIVDLMPTHADDVRVLFSKERMVLEKKYIEQILSTVQKYQ